In the Muricauda sp. MAR_2010_75 genome, one interval contains:
- the hutI gene encoding imidazolonepropionase, whose product MNRPLLIGPFTQLLPMTGLPLKGALKDEQLSIVENGGILVSEGKILKVGVFDELKSDNVDIHHIEGNHVCLPGFVDSHTHICFGGTRARDYAYRNAGKTYLEIAKAGGGIWDTVTQTRKASQEELVEGIISRSKKHLRNGITTIEVKSGYGLSVDEELKMLRAIKQANETTNATLVSTCLAAHMKPKDWNHDKDYLDVVINELFPIIKTENLTNRVDAFVEESAFSPVEIKPYFQKAKEMGFDITVHADQFTTGGSQVAVDFDAVSADHLEASTEKEIQLLAKSNTIATALPGASIGLGCAYTPARKILDAGGALSIASDHNPGSAPMGDLLTQASILGTFEKLSNTEVLAGITSRAAAALRLTDRGKLEEGAQADFVVFPTDSYQEITYHQGQLKPSEVWKKGMPIH is encoded by the coding sequence ATGAACAGACCACTACTAATAGGGCCTTTTACGCAATTACTCCCAATGACAGGACTCCCCTTAAAAGGAGCGCTCAAAGATGAGCAACTTAGCATCGTTGAAAATGGGGGCATTTTGGTTTCCGAAGGAAAAATTCTCAAAGTCGGTGTTTTTGATGAGTTGAAATCTGACAATGTCGACATTCACCATATCGAAGGAAACCATGTTTGCCTACCTGGCTTTGTGGACTCCCATACCCATATTTGTTTTGGAGGAACCCGTGCCCGCGATTACGCCTACCGAAATGCTGGAAAAACCTATTTGGAGATTGCCAAAGCCGGTGGAGGCATTTGGGATACGGTGACCCAGACCCGAAAGGCATCACAAGAAGAATTGGTTGAGGGAATTATCTCCAGAAGTAAAAAACATCTTAGAAATGGTATTACCACCATCGAAGTAAAAAGTGGTTATGGCCTTTCTGTGGATGAAGAATTGAAAATGCTACGCGCCATCAAACAGGCCAACGAAACCACAAATGCAACTTTGGTGTCAACTTGTTTGGCGGCCCACATGAAACCCAAAGATTGGAATCACGACAAGGATTATTTGGATGTAGTCATAAATGAATTGTTCCCAATTATCAAAACCGAAAACCTGACCAATCGCGTGGATGCCTTTGTGGAAGAAAGTGCCTTTTCCCCGGTGGAAATCAAACCGTATTTTCAAAAAGCAAAGGAAATGGGTTTCGACATCACCGTACACGCCGACCAATTCACCACGGGCGGCAGTCAAGTAGCGGTGGATTTTGATGCGGTAAGTGCCGACCATTTGGAAGCCAGCACCGAAAAAGAAATTCAATTGCTGGCCAAGAGCAACACCATTGCCACTGCATTGCCTGGGGCATCCATCGGTTTAGGTTGTGCCTATACTCCTGCCCGCAAAATTTTGGACGCCGGTGGCGCATTGTCCATTGCCAGCGACCACAATCCAGGGTCCGCTCCCATGGGCGACCTATTGACCCAAGCCAGTATTTTGGGAACTTTTGAGAAACTGTCCAATACCGAAGTCTTGGCAGGTATCACTTCCAGAGCCGCAGCGGCTTTGCGTTTGACAGACCGAGGAAAATTGGAAGAAGGAGCGCAAGCAGACTTTGTGGTTTTTCCAACGGATAGCTATCAAGAAATCACCTACCATCAAGGGCAACTAAAGCCAAGCGAAGTTTGGAAAAAAGGAATGCCCATTCATTAA
- the hutH gene encoding histidine ammonia-lyase: protein MAIDRTFHFGEDHLTASIALGLAHDTIKGVFSDECLKKVNASSQRVQHIVEKGDTVYGINTGFGPLCNTKISKADTKILQSNILQSHSVGVGEPISNELAKIMLILKIHALAKGFSGIAETTLQRMLWHLDNDAVPVVPSQGSVGASGDLAPLSHLFLPLIGLGKVAYRGKTIPTQELFKQKGLKPLELGPKEGLALINGTQFIAAHGVMVVHKLQYCLRHADIIGAMMLEGLQGSMKPFFEELHELRPFKGNQHVAGRIRTLLQGSEILEDHIDCERVQDPYSLRCMPQVHGASRNAWLHLKELLEIELNSVTDNPVIINDELTISGGNFHGQPLAMALDYAALAASEIGNISDRRIYLALEGNSPGVPKLLMNDTGINSGYMILQYTSAALASENKSLCFPASADSIPTSLGQEDHVSMGSISGRKALNIIGNVEKILAIELLTSAQAFEYRKPLKSGIVLDEIHTFLRTKVAFAENDRVFADDIEKGIEIIQNGEIIDLVDRVMDEKQLKWNTPHLDEFETY, encoded by the coding sequence ATGGCGATAGACCGAACATTTCATTTTGGCGAAGACCATTTAACCGCAAGCATAGCTTTAGGTTTGGCCCATGACACCATAAAAGGGGTTTTCTCCGATGAATGCCTTAAAAAAGTCAATGCGAGTTCCCAACGTGTTCAGCACATTGTGGAAAAAGGCGATACGGTGTATGGAATCAACACTGGTTTTGGTCCTTTGTGCAACACCAAAATTTCCAAAGCGGACACCAAAATTCTACAATCCAACATATTACAGAGCCATAGTGTAGGCGTGGGCGAACCTATTTCCAACGAATTGGCTAAAATCATGTTGATTCTTAAAATCCATGCCTTGGCAAAGGGATTTTCCGGAATTGCTGAAACCACTTTGCAACGCATGCTTTGGCATTTGGATAACGATGCCGTTCCCGTGGTTCCTTCCCAAGGTTCAGTAGGAGCTTCTGGGGATTTGGCTCCGCTTTCCCATCTATTTTTACCCTTAATAGGTTTAGGGAAAGTAGCATATCGAGGTAAGACTATCCCGACGCAAGAACTTTTTAAACAAAAAGGATTAAAACCGTTGGAATTGGGCCCGAAGGAAGGGCTAGCATTAATCAATGGAACTCAATTTATCGCCGCCCATGGCGTGATGGTGGTTCACAAATTACAGTATTGCCTGCGCCATGCGGATATCATCGGTGCTATGATGCTCGAAGGACTACAAGGCTCCATGAAGCCCTTTTTTGAAGAATTGCACGAACTACGTCCCTTTAAGGGCAACCAACATGTGGCCGGCAGAATCCGAACACTCCTTCAAGGTTCTGAAATTTTGGAAGATCATATCGATTGCGAACGGGTTCAGGACCCCTACTCGCTGCGCTGTATGCCACAAGTGCACGGAGCATCTCGCAATGCTTGGCTACACCTAAAAGAATTATTGGAAATCGAACTCAATTCGGTTACGGACAACCCTGTTATCATAAACGATGAATTGACCATCAGCGGTGGAAATTTCCACGGACAACCCTTGGCCATGGCCTTGGATTATGCTGCTTTGGCCGCTTCGGAAATCGGAAACATCTCCGACCGACGCATCTATCTGGCCCTCGAAGGCAACAGTCCGGGTGTTCCCAAATTGTTGATGAACGATACGGGCATCAATTCGGGCTATATGATTTTACAGTATACTTCGGCCGCTTTAGCCAGTGAAAACAAAAGTTTGTGTTTCCCAGCTAGTGCCGATAGCATTCCCACTTCGTTGGGACAGGAAGACCATGTGAGCATGGGGTCCATCAGTGGTAGAAAGGCACTCAACATTATTGGGAATGTAGAGAAAATCCTTGCGATTGAACTATTGACCTCAGCGCAAGCTTTCGAGTACAGAAAACCCTTAAAATCAGGTATTGTGTTAGATGAAATCCATACATTCCTCAGAACCAAGGTTGCTTTTGCCGAGAACGACCGAGTATTTGCAGATGATATCGAAAAAGGAATCGAAATCATTCAAAACGGGGAAATCATTGATTTGGTAGACCGTGTAATGGATGAAAAACAATTGAAGTGGAACACCCCACACCTTGATGAATTTGAAACATATTAA
- a CDS encoding LysR family transcriptional regulator: MNYQIELRHFIYFLAVAEELHYRKAAEKLFISQPGLSTQIKQMEEILGTQLFVRDKKKVSLTPAGEFLKKEVEFILNHLEQTKKQVKLIGEGQLGEVRIGFLGSAMQNVVPNLLLGLKEKFPTVHTTLEELSNRAQINAILADRLDLGFVRLSRVPKGLDVRPVFEDTFSLVLPGDHPLDEANFKNINQVAEEDFILFSQDYSPMYYDTVLSICEDSGFVPNVSHKSVHAQTIFKLVENKLGIAIVPTTLQHGFQMKVKFIEMKKIKQRAVLSMVWKTDNRNPALQKCMDLLQKL, translated from the coding sequence ATGAATTATCAGATAGAGCTTAGACATTTCATCTATTTTTTGGCGGTGGCCGAAGAACTGCACTATAGAAAAGCCGCCGAAAAGTTGTTCATTTCTCAACCCGGTTTGAGTACACAAATCAAACAGATGGAAGAAATATTGGGCACCCAACTTTTTGTGAGGGACAAGAAAAAGGTGAGCTTGACTCCTGCAGGGGAGTTTTTAAAAAAGGAGGTGGAGTTTATACTGAACCATCTGGAGCAGACTAAAAAACAAGTAAAACTGATTGGAGAAGGACAATTGGGGGAGGTTCGTATTGGCTTTTTGGGTTCGGCCATGCAAAATGTAGTGCCGAATTTATTGTTGGGACTGAAGGAAAAGTTTCCAACAGTCCATACCACCTTGGAGGAGCTGTCCAATCGAGCGCAAATCAATGCGATTTTGGCGGATCGATTGGATTTGGGCTTTGTACGATTGTCCCGAGTACCCAAAGGATTGGATGTGAGACCTGTTTTTGAGGACACCTTTTCATTGGTGCTGCCTGGAGACCATCCTTTGGATGAAGCCAATTTTAAGAACATCAATCAAGTGGCGGAGGAGGATTTTATCCTTTTTTCCCAAGATTACAGTCCCATGTACTACGATACGGTGCTCAGTATTTGTGAGGATAGTGGATTTGTTCCGAATGTTTCCCATAAATCGGTGCATGCACAGACCATTTTTAAGCTAGTAGAAAATAAGCTGGGGATTGCGATTGTGCCGACGACGCTTCAGCATGGATTTCAGATGAAAGTAAAATTCATCGAAATGAAAAAAATAAAACAACGTGCGGTGTTGAGCATGGTCTGGAAAACGGATAATAGAAATCCTGCGCTTCAAAAATGCATGGACTTGCTTCAGAAATTATGA
- a CDS encoding nitroreductase yields MIFDLIKERRSIFPPQYIDKPIAKETLEKILEAANLAPTHKKTEPWRFKVLTGEKKHELGIFLSNKYEETDPSPKQMKIKKLQFNPSNSGAVIAICMQRDPKESLPEWEEIASVAMAVQNMWLCCTELGIGSYWSSPGLITYMDEFFELKEGEKCLGFFYMGYFDGEVIPSARTPIADKVEWFD; encoded by the coding sequence ATGATTTTTGATTTGATCAAGGAACGAAGAAGTATTTTTCCTCCACAATATATTGATAAGCCCATCGCCAAAGAAACTTTGGAAAAGATTTTGGAAGCGGCCAATTTGGCGCCTACCCATAAAAAAACAGAACCATGGCGTTTTAAGGTATTAACTGGGGAGAAGAAACATGAATTGGGGATTTTCCTTTCCAATAAATATGAGGAAACTGACCCAAGTCCAAAACAGATGAAAATCAAAAAACTGCAATTTAATCCATCCAATTCTGGAGCAGTAATCGCCATCTGCATGCAACGCGACCCAAAAGAAAGTTTGCCGGAATGGGAGGAAATTGCTTCTGTAGCCATGGCCGTCCAAAATATGTGGTTGTGCTGCACCGAACTGGGCATTGGCAGTTATTGGTCTTCGCCTGGACTCATAACATATATGGATGAATTCTTCGAATTGAAAGAAGGCGAAAAATGCCTGGGCTTTTTCTATATGGGTTATTTTGATGGTGAGGTTATACCATCTGCAAGAACACCCATTGCTGATAAAGTGGAATGGTTTGACTAA
- a CDS encoding DUF456 domain-containing protein: MDIALLILGFLLMLVGILGSFLPVLPGPPISWVGLLLLYLTKAVPDNWWVLAITFVIAITITVLDYVIPAMGTKKFGGSKAGMWGTIVGLLVAIFFPVFGPFGIIIWPFIGALVGELLNKANKETALKAAFGSFLGFLTGTFMKFVVTALYAIFYVYITIKYAGDLFTFS; this comes from the coding sequence ATGGACATTGCATTACTCATTTTGGGATTTCTGCTGATGCTAGTTGGCATACTGGGTAGTTTTTTGCCTGTATTGCCAGGTCCGCCCATAAGCTGGGTAGGACTGTTGTTGCTCTATTTGACCAAAGCGGTACCCGACAACTGGTGGGTCCTTGCGATCACCTTTGTCATTGCCATCACCATTACAGTTTTGGATTATGTGATTCCAGCCATGGGCACTAAAAAGTTTGGGGGTAGCAAAGCGGGCATGTGGGGTACCATCGTTGGATTATTGGTTGCCATATTTTTTCCCGTTTTTGGTCCATTCGGAATCATCATTTGGCCATTTATTGGGGCCTTGGTCGGTGAGTTGTTGAACAAGGCCAACAAAGAAACCGCCCTTAAGGCGGCTTTTGGTTCATTTTTAGGTTTTTTGACGGGAACTTTTATGAAGTTTGTCGTAACAGCTTTATATGCCATTTTTTACGTTTACATCACCATCAAGTACGCGGGCGACCTATTTACGTTTAGTTAG
- a CDS encoding TonB-dependent receptor plug domain-containing protein — MKYFMAALSMLFMGTIAAQNMRGKLVDEDGSPIEDAGIFNKTSGQHSHTDGTGHFVLDRTSVNDTIYFSRLGYATLTRVMNETNLQNPITIVLEESSISLDQVVLVSEVDALSRVVDVDVKTNPVKSSQEILRKVPGLIIGQHAGGGKAEQIFLRGFDVDHGTDVAINVDGMPVNMVSHAHGQGYADLHFVIPETIENVNFGKGPYYADQGNFNTAGYVNLRLRKSLDKSMLSTEVGQFGARRFVGMFNVMDNQNSNAYLASELYLTDGPFDSPQNFNRINILGRYRYALPGDQELLLTASHFSSKWDASGQIPQRAVDQGLISRFGAIDDTEGGQTSRINFVLNHNKNLDTGKSLNTMAFVSHYDFELYSNFTFFLEDPLNGDQIRQFEDRLMAGAKTVFQNNSASLGEMGFKYHGGIGFRYDNVDDNQLSRTLNRQELLERLAYGDVGEVNGSAFAGAEFKSGKFTFEPTVRLDYFRFDYINKMSEQYDSRSEEKVAFSPKFNTIYSPSENTQFFLKTGIGFHSNDTRVVIANGGEEILPAAYGMDLGTIIKPANRLVLNTTLWTLFLDQEFVYVGDAGIVEPSGKTRRMGLEVGARYQPLDWLYLYTDANYTHARSTEEADGEDYIPLAPDFTMTGGVTLGGDQGLSGGLNYRYIDDRPANEDNSIVAEGYFVTDAALNYSVNNWTFGLILENLFNTEWNETQFATESRLFNEPNSFEEIHFTPGTPFYLRGKVTIAF, encoded by the coding sequence ATGAAATATTTTATGGCGGCATTGTCCATGCTGTTCATGGGCACTATTGCTGCGCAAAACATGAGGGGAAAACTGGTGGATGAAGACGGTTCCCCAATAGAGGATGCTGGAATTTTTAACAAGACCAGTGGTCAACATAGCCATACCGATGGAACAGGGCATTTTGTTCTGGATAGGACTTCGGTAAACGACACGATTTACTTTTCCAGATTGGGATATGCAACGCTGACCAGAGTGATGAATGAGACAAATCTACAGAATCCGATTACCATTGTTCTTGAAGAGAGTTCCATTTCTTTAGATCAAGTGGTTTTGGTATCCGAAGTGGATGCTTTGAGCCGAGTGGTGGATGTGGATGTGAAAACCAATCCCGTTAAATCATCACAGGAGATATTAAGAAAAGTCCCCGGCCTGATTATTGGCCAGCACGCTGGTGGGGGAAAGGCCGAGCAGATATTCCTACGAGGTTTCGATGTTGACCACGGAACCGATGTGGCCATCAATGTGGACGGCATGCCCGTGAACATGGTATCGCATGCCCATGGTCAAGGTTACGCAGATCTTCACTTTGTGATTCCAGAAACCATAGAAAATGTAAACTTTGGAAAAGGCCCCTATTATGCAGACCAAGGAAACTTCAATACCGCCGGTTATGTGAATTTAAGGCTGAGAAAAAGCTTGGATAAAAGCATGCTCTCCACCGAAGTAGGACAATTTGGTGCCCGTAGGTTTGTGGGGATGTTCAATGTGATGGATAACCAGAATAGCAATGCTTACTTGGCTTCCGAACTGTATTTAACGGATGGTCCGTTTGATTCGCCGCAGAACTTCAATCGAATCAATATTTTAGGCAGGTACCGCTATGCGTTACCCGGAGATCAGGAACTCTTGTTGACAGCTTCACACTTTTCCAGCAAGTGGGATGCATCGGGGCAAATACCACAACGAGCGGTTGACCAAGGGTTGATCAGTCGTTTTGGCGCTATCGATGACACCGAAGGCGGCCAAACGAGCAGAATCAACTTCGTTTTGAACCATAATAAAAACTTGGATACGGGAAAATCGCTCAATACCATGGCTTTTGTTTCCCATTACGATTTTGAGCTATACTCTAACTTCACTTTTTTCTTGGAAGACCCTTTAAACGGTGATCAAATCAGGCAGTTTGAGGACCGATTGATGGCTGGTGCCAAGACGGTTTTTCAGAACAATTCGGCCAGTTTGGGCGAAATGGGATTCAAGTACCATGGAGGAATCGGTTTTAGGTATGATAATGTGGACGACAACCAATTGTCCCGCACGTTGAATCGTCAGGAATTGTTGGAGCGTTTGGCCTATGGCGATGTGGGTGAGGTAAATGGGTCCGCTTTTGCAGGGGCAGAGTTCAAATCGGGTAAATTTACGTTTGAGCCTACCGTTCGTTTGGACTACTTCAGGTTCGATTACATCAACAAGATGAGCGAGCAGTACGATAGCCGTAGCGAGGAAAAAGTGGCGTTTAGCCCCAAGTTCAATACTATTTATAGTCCAAGCGAGAACACCCAGTTTTTCTTGAAGACAGGTATCGGTTTTCATTCCAACGACACCCGCGTGGTCATAGCAAACGGAGGTGAAGAGATTCTGCCAGCTGCCTACGGAATGGATTTGGGAACCATTATAAAACCAGCGAACAGATTGGTCTTGAATACCACCTTATGGACCTTGTTCTTAGATCAAGAGTTTGTGTACGTTGGCGATGCAGGTATTGTGGAACCCAGTGGAAAAACCAGAAGAATGGGGCTTGAGGTAGGGGCAAGGTACCAACCTTTGGATTGGCTTTACCTATATACCGATGCCAACTACACCCATGCCCGTAGCACCGAGGAGGCCGATGGGGAGGATTATATTCCTTTGGCACCTGATTTCACGATGACGGGTGGAGTGACTTTAGGTGGCGACCAAGGCCTTTCGGGAGGATTGAACTACAGGTATATCGATGACAGACCTGCCAACGAGGACAATTCAATTGTAGCCGAAGGCTATTTTGTGACCGATGCCGCTCTCAACTATAGTGTCAACAACTGGACCTTTGGACTTATCTTGGAAAACCTGTTCAACACGGAATGGAATGAAACCCAATTTGCCACAGAAAGCCGTTTGTTCAACGAACCGAATTCGTTTGAGGAAATTCATTTTACCCCAGGAACACCTTTTTATTTACGAGGAAAGGTTACAATTGCCTTTTAG
- the ruvC gene encoding crossover junction endodeoxyribonuclease RuvC: MATEKIILGIDPGTTVMGFGIIKVVNKQMHFVQMNELMLRKYEDPYTKLKLIFERTLELIDTYHPDEIAIEAPFYGKNVQSMLKLGRAQGVAMAAGLSRQVPITEYMPKKIKMAITGNGNASKEQVAKMLQSLLKLKTLPKNLDSTDGLAAAVCHFYNDGKVEVGKSYSGWEAFVKQNPDKLR, translated from the coding sequence TTGGCAACAGAGAAAATCATTTTAGGGATAGACCCAGGAACAACCGTTATGGGTTTTGGCATCATAAAGGTGGTCAATAAGCAAATGCACTTTGTGCAGATGAACGAGTTGATGCTCCGAAAATATGAGGACCCCTACACCAAACTTAAACTTATTTTTGAGCGTACACTGGAATTGATTGATACCTACCATCCCGATGAAATCGCCATTGAGGCGCCTTTTTACGGAAAAAATGTGCAATCCATGTTAAAATTGGGCCGGGCACAAGGCGTGGCCATGGCCGCGGGCTTATCTAGGCAGGTGCCGATTACGGAATACATGCCCAAGAAAATCAAGATGGCCATTACCGGAAATGGAAATGCCAGCAAGGAACAAGTGGCCAAAATGCTGCAAAGCCTGCTGAAGCTGAAAACCCTCCCCAAAAATTTGGACAGCACAGACGGACTCGCCGCTGCCGTTTGTCATTTTTATAATGATGGAAAGGTAGAAGTGGGTAAAAGCTATTCGGGTTGGGAAGCTTTTGTTAAACAGAATCCGGATAAACTTCGCTGA
- the hemW gene encoding radical SAM family heme chaperone HemW, producing MSGVYIHVPFCKQACHYCDFHFSTQLGKKEAMVDALIKEIELRKEELPNELVETIYFGGGTPSILEIEEIERLIQTVYDHYNVIDQPEITLEANPDDLVSSRAQSRVLLSEYKKTGINRLSIGIQSFFEEDLRLMNRAHNAHEAENCIREAAKYFDNISIDLIYGIPGLDHERWKSNIQKALDFNLPHISSYALTVEPKTALKKFIERGVVPNVDDEQAQEQFNMLMDMLEASGFINYEISNFGKPGFFSQNNTSYWLGKTYLGIGPSAHSFDGSNRSWNIRNNIKYIKSIEADELPNETETLTQTDRYNEYVMTGLRTIWGVSLERIAAEFGAKYAKYLNQQSHKFLEQGLLFLEDGKLLTTKKGKFLADGIASDLFFLE from the coding sequence ATGTCTGGAGTCTACATTCACGTGCCGTTTTGCAAACAAGCTTGCCATTATTGCGATTTTCATTTTTCCACACAATTGGGAAAAAAGGAGGCCATGGTGGATGCACTTATCAAAGAGATAGAACTACGCAAAGAGGAGCTGCCCAATGAGCTAGTGGAAACCATTTATTTTGGGGGAGGAACGCCATCCATCTTGGAAATTGAAGAGATTGAGCGGCTGATTCAAACAGTGTATGACCATTACAACGTAATTGACCAACCAGAAATCACCTTGGAAGCTAACCCGGATGATTTGGTGTCATCTCGAGCGCAGTCGAGAGTTCTCCTTTCGGAATACAAAAAGACGGGGATTAATCGATTAAGCATTGGAATACAATCGTTTTTTGAAGAAGATCTTCGTTTGATGAACCGGGCGCACAATGCCCACGAAGCCGAAAACTGTATTCGGGAAGCCGCAAAATACTTTGACAATATCTCCATCGATTTGATTTATGGAATACCCGGTCTAGATCATGAACGGTGGAAGTCCAATATCCAAAAAGCGTTGGATTTTAATCTGCCCCATATCTCGAGCTATGCGTTGACCGTAGAACCCAAAACAGCCCTTAAAAAGTTCATTGAAAGAGGCGTGGTCCCCAATGTGGATGACGAACAGGCCCAAGAACAGTTTAATATGCTGATGGATATGCTGGAAGCGAGCGGATTCATCAATTATGAGATTTCCAACTTTGGAAAACCGGGTTTCTTTTCCCAAAACAATACTTCTTATTGGTTGGGGAAAACCTATTTGGGCATTGGCCCATCGGCCCATTCCTTTGATGGCAGCAACCGAAGCTGGAACATTCGGAACAACATTAAATACATCAAATCTATAGAAGCAGACGAACTTCCCAATGAAACCGAAACCTTGACCCAAACAGACCGCTACAACGAGTATGTGATGACCGGTCTCAGAACCATTTGGGGCGTTTCTTTGGAACGGATAGCAGCCGAATTCGGTGCAAAATACGCAAAGTACCTGAACCAACAGTCCCATAAATTTTTGGAGCAGGGTTTACTTTTTCTGGAAGATGGAAAACTGCTCACCACCAAAAAAGGAAAGTTTTTGGCAGATGGCATTGCCAGTGATTTGTTTTTCTTGGAGTAG
- a CDS encoding cyclase family protein: MIATIKHNSRNYKIDLSKPLDISIPLQDGDRGVNAWYLDPPKISPHKQDGFTGKVTEGASTNFNDIWFNPHSHVTHTECLGHITEAFHSVNKKLKQFFFLAEVITVAPEQEGEDFVISEKQLKYALGNKKREAVVIRTLPNLKDKRSHNYSDTNPPYLMEKAAKYLVKKGVKHLLVDLPSVDKERDAGALLCHNAFWNSKGKPREKATITEFIYVPNKVVDGTYFLDLQVAPFENDASPSRPVLYKILEK; this comes from the coding sequence ATGATAGCCACCATAAAACACAATTCCAGAAACTATAAAATTGATTTGTCCAAACCCCTTGATATCTCCATACCGCTCCAAGATGGAGATAGAGGTGTGAATGCCTGGTACTTGGACCCACCGAAAATCTCCCCCCACAAACAAGATGGTTTTACGGGAAAGGTGACCGAGGGCGCGTCCACCAATTTCAATGATATTTGGTTCAATCCACATAGCCATGTTACGCATACAGAGTGTTTGGGGCATATTACAGAAGCATTTCATTCCGTCAACAAGAAACTAAAGCAGTTCTTCTTTTTGGCTGAGGTCATCACTGTGGCCCCTGAGCAGGAAGGCGAAGACTTTGTCATTTCCGAAAAGCAACTCAAATACGCCTTGGGCAACAAAAAACGGGAAGCAGTTGTCATTCGGACTTTGCCCAATCTCAAGGACAAACGCTCCCACAACTACTCCGATACCAATCCACCGTATTTAATGGAAAAAGCCGCGAAGTACTTGGTGAAAAAAGGGGTGAAACACTTGCTGGTAGATTTGCCTTCGGTGGACAAAGAACGGGATGCAGGTGCACTTCTGTGTCACAATGCCTTTTGGAATAGCAAAGGCAAACCTCGGGAAAAAGCCACGATCACAGAATTTATTTACGTACCCAACAAAGTGGTGGACGGTACCTACTTTTTAGACCTTCAGGTGGCGCCATTCGAAAATGATGCCAGTCCCAGTCGCCCAGTTTTGTATAAAATCCTGGAAAAATGA
- a CDS encoding DUF4260 domain-containing protein, with protein sequence MKVILKLEELMMFGLGIYLFSLTPYAWWWFLVLLLTPDIGMLGYLFGNKIGAFSYNLFHHKGVALVVYLMGIYFSIPLCQLLGIILFSHSALDRALGYGLKYDKGFKFTHLGEIGNHG encoded by the coding sequence ATGAAAGTAATTCTTAAGCTTGAGGAACTCATGATGTTCGGTTTAGGCATCTACCTGTTCAGTTTAACGCCCTATGCCTGGTGGTGGTTTTTGGTGTTGCTCCTGACGCCTGATATTGGGATGCTTGGCTACCTTTTTGGTAATAAGATCGGGGCATTTTCCTATAATCTGTTCCATCACAAAGGAGTTGCCTTGGTGGTGTACCTCATGGGTATCTACTTTTCAATACCTTTATGCCAACTCCTAGGAATCATCCTGTTTTCGCATTCGGCATTGGATAGAGCCTTGGGTTATGGACTAAAATATGACAAAGGATTTAAGTTTACCCACTTGGGTGAAATAGGTAATCATGGGTGA
- a CDS encoding DUF4230 domain-containing protein produces MGEIVDTILGVILGAILMYWVYSLFRKKKSREITEQQSTVLLDKIRSVCKLVSVEGDFAEIYHYENTKDSFMSLLRSKKKALIVVKAKAHIGYDLGKLDLSADIQNKRIVLRNFPVPEVLSIEPDLQFYDIKNGLFNSFSPNDLTKLNQEAKEHIKQKIPESGLMETARKEALQAVLVVEKIVETIGWTLDYSALEISNREKQFIEQ; encoded by the coding sequence ATGGGTGAAATAGTTGATACCATTCTCGGTGTAATATTAGGGGCAATACTCATGTATTGGGTGTACTCCCTGTTCCGTAAAAAGAAGAGCAGAGAAATCACCGAACAGCAATCCACAGTGTTGTTGGACAAGATTCGCAGTGTCTGCAAATTGGTTTCGGTGGAAGGCGATTTTGCTGAAATCTATCATTACGAAAACACTAAGGACAGTTTTATGAGCCTTTTGCGCAGCAAGAAAAAGGCACTGATTGTAGTGAAGGCCAAGGCACATATTGGATATGATCTAGGGAAACTGGATTTATCCGCCGATATCCAGAATAAAAGAATCGTATTGCGTAATTTTCCAGTGCCGGAAGTGTTGTCCATTGAGCCCGACCTTCAGTTTTATGATATCAAGAACGGACTGTTCAACAGCTTTTCACCAAACGACCTCACCAAATTGAATCAGGAGGCCAAGGAACACATCAAACAGAAAATCCCTGAAAGTGGTTTAATGGAAACAGCACGTAAAGAAGCCTTGCAAGCCGTTTTGGTGGTGGAAAAAATTGTGGAGACCATTGGTTGGACCTTGGATTATTCTGCCTTGGAAATTTCAAATCGAGAAAAACAATTTATAGAACAATAA